taatttattcaaaaacttATTCCCTCTTCATCTTAATCAATTATTTATACATCACACTTACTTTTTGGTCTCATTTTTCAATCTAATTTCTATTTCCACTAAATTTCATCTATTTTGCACTAATTGCAAAATGAAAAGGACAAAGAAAGTACTCGTCACTTTCTATGATACCTAACTCgtctatatttatttgtttttttaataaattatcattttaataattattctaGATGAACCTGATGCTAGGACAAACAACTTAAACTTCTTTTAGAAATAAGAACAAAATAAGTAGACACTCATTTAATACTCATAAAATTAACAGGTTTAATTAACTCGAGTATATGTATGTTTTTGTGGAATCCTATGAATATTTAAGACGACAACAAGCAATCTTAGAGTTCATTATCCCACCGCTATAATAATTTTTCTATCTACGTAGCGAGCTCAAACCTCAACATACTCGTGCGTCAATGGAGtagagataaagaaatattgtttattaACTAGTATAGTTTAGAGCCAAGAGTGCTgtataaaaattacaattggAGTGCACAAACTTATATAAAAGTTTGCCTAAGGGCCTGTGTCTAGGGCTCATGAAAAAATTAGACAAACTTTAGTTTCATAAGGTATGAAATTAAGACTTGTTTAGTTGTGCTTCTAATCACGAGGCACCAAGCCAAAGTCCTATTAGTGATTGAAATTActtaattactttaataatttttgaattatatatacaCGATTATCAAATCAAAAGCGTATAACATAGAGCTcaatttttaaactttaattagtaattaatcatcatcgtcatacccagtgtatcccgctcatagaaaactatggtcagggtctgggtagggaagaaagacgacagctcatacccatagaggtaAATgcagtcaaagagtccctcggctcgagaaaggttTTTAAAGAGAGAAAGAGGTGTCTCATAGCCatagtaattaatatttttaatttttttttgcttttactctttttttaaaatttattctttttattttttaattttttttgtaatgcaTTACTTTCGtttgtattaattaatttgatcgATTTATGTATATTGAATTTGAGCAAATTAAATTTGTGGgtgttaatttttttctttatttttatacgATGAATAGAGttgttttatggatttttatgtAGTCCTTTTAGAGTTATTATAactcaataaaaatattttattaattggtaATGAATTTTTAAAAGATTGTACTCAATATATTAAATACTCCATTCATTCCTTATTAATAATCTACTTATTAAAATGTAGTGAtgtgtaatatttttttaatagtataaattttgtatttattaatttatattttatatataattaagatatatactatatttttCGTCCCGGCCACTAAAATCTAAGGGCCCGCCTACAATTTTCAACCCAACAAAGAGAGATTCTACGGATATAATAAAGTCATGATTTGCAACATGTTCTTGTTAAAGTTCTTAAAGTTGACATTATTAATTAAGCTATAATAAGGTACTCCCAAGTCCAATGGGATGATGTAACAATAGAAACATGCAAGGTAAAGGAGAATAATTCATTTTTCATGATCGATTAGAACTTAGAAATAGTGAAGATTCTTGAGAAAAgaatacaatttttattttattttttttgatatttcaaCGCATTAAGTTTGATATTTGATGCCTTTGGTTTGCCGACCTATTCTCTTAAGTTTTAGGAAAATTTCACGTGATAATTCTGAGGTTTTGaatttttcacgtggtaaccaaaacctttaaaaaatcCACACGGTAATATTGAGATTTATGAAATTGTTCCACCATGACCTTTTTGAACATAAAATGTTAGCAAAtattaatttcgaagctttatgGTTGTTGTACACCAATTTATGCACTCACCATTTCGAATGCCATCAATGTCAACCTTTTCCCCCAACACATAAACTtcaactctaccatctttcatccaaatcatatttttccCCCAAATCCAAAaatggtagagttagggtttatgttttaggGGAAAAGATTGAAACTaatggcatttgaaatggtgagtcgcataaatagatGTACAACCTAAAAGTTTCGAAATTAaagtttgctaacgttttatgtgcaaaaaggtcacggtggaacaatttggtaagcCTCAGGGTTACCATGTGGATTTTTTATAAGCTTTGGTAACCGCGTGGAAAACCTAAAACCTTAGGGTTACCTCTTGAAATTTCTTAAGATTTATCATGAATATTGGGAAAGTAAGCAAGTATAAGATGAACTCCGTGCCTTTTAACAATCATGAATCTTAAATCTCAATTCCtccatttcattatacttgctacatttcatATCTTACGCAATTCATTGTgcaattttaatcatttatatcttAACTACACTTagctaaaatttataaaattgtaATATTATGAGAGTATGCTATTAATTGATTCAATCAAGTTCCCACTTGATTACAAttcttcttacacattagctgTCAATAAATTTGTCAAgtgtaaaaaatgaaaaatttatattacgTGGGCTATCATACATcatatcatacatatataataatgttaTAAAAGAGTTGGAAAATTCCAAGTGTCAAACTATTAGACATTTGACAAATGGAATAATCTTATTGATTTCTTATTGATTGCATGACAAATTAATTTAGgaaataataaacatttaaataattattagtttacaatggatataatttattaacatatttaaaatctatgttaaattaggtaaataataATGTGACATTCAAacactttattaaaataataatatttttaaaatttgaaatatattaatagataatataagaaatttttttaaaataaatgaaaaggtattacaaaaatacaaatcatacaaatttaataaaaagattgaaaactgataaataacactatttaAAGAGTCTGACCAAATGAATTAATGTAATAGGTCGGATTAATTATGTGAGTCATGTGTTTAATAATAgatgatttttataaaaattaacaacaaGACTTTCAAATCAAGTTATTTATACTAGCGATTTTTAATGCAATTTATATTAAAGAACATGTAACtgactaatatatttttataataagaaTTGTTAATAGAGACATAAAGTAAAATGCATAAATGTAGCATGCATATTATATTCACTTAATGCCATGTATtgtattaatttatcaaaataacatCTAAGCATTTGATATTAAGTATGTACATATTTATTGCTTAATTATGTTCATTCAATGTTCATACAAGATCATCaattatattatcatttttattttatttctctatTGGTTaagtgaatttaaaaaaaagtgaaaatatatatttttttgaaacttgaaaataaatacttataatatttttaaatataaattatatagcATTAACCATCAAACTAACAGAATTCCGTGCATTGCACGTGCACATGTACTAGTTAACCTATATAACTAATAAAATTTGATAGCATTAATGACAAAAACTTTAATGTTGAATTGTGTAAGTTGAATGAAGATTAAAGTTTCTTCcgtttaaatttcaaatttgcaaAAACCTTATAGTTCTGGcagattttatttattaaagtgATATTTTATATAGTAGCAACGAACTTTGCGAAAGGGCAGTGAtgcaaatctttaaaaaaatttcacaaaatagcattgtacttttggaatttaatTTGTTGTAACACTGATGCCCAAAAAAACGTTAGATTATATGTAAAgttgtgaaattttgtttttaccCTTATCTTCTTTCCTTAAAATACAGTAACCTTTCTTCTTTAAAGTTCCATAAAATAACATTTTACTTTTCGAATTTAAGTTTCCGTCATTCATGCCCAAAAATCGTTAGATTGTACATTAAGTTGTaaaattccaaaagtacaatattattttgtggaattttttttaaaaatttgctaCCACCGGtcttttgcaaaaatttgttgttACCATGTAAATCCCTTTATCAAAACATTTTAgatctttaaatatttattttctaaaaataaagtccCATTTTCTCTCTAGGGTTAGGGCTTGATTCGCTCTCTGTGGTTTTACCCTAGAGACTCTTCTGTCCCGTTATCCTGCTTTCTTGGCAATAATGGCGAATGACCTAGTCGAGCACTGCTCCAAATTGGCTATAACAAATGAAGAAGACGACGTGGTAGATCTTGAAAACTGTGAGGATAATTCCCACAATGAGAAATTATCCTTGCGGTTGGTGGGTAGAATTCTAACATCGAAACCCTTGAACTTCGACGCTGTAAGACGTACCCTCCTACACATATGGAATTTGAAGGAAGGTGTGGTTATTACGGCTTTGGGGTTGAATCTTTTCCTCTTTCAATTCATTGGAGGGATCGGGAGAAAGTCTTGATTAGCAGACCTTGGTGTTTCGAAAATAAGTTGCTTGTTCTCCGAGAAATCGACCAAGAACAACAACCGGGTGATATAGTTTTAAACTTTTCTTCCTTTTGGATTCGATTATACAACCTCTCATTTGGGTATAGATCGGATGAAAAGGTGAGAGCCATTGCGAAGGCGATTAGTGAAGTTATGGAACTCGAAGAATATTTTCTTGATATTAACCCTTATCGTAGGTTAAGGCTTTGGCTTGACATCACCAAGCCATTGAAGAGATATCAAATGATACGGCTGAAAATAGGAAACACTGTGAGGATTACTCTGATGTATGAACGGCTTCCTCACTTTTGTTTCTTGTGTGGTTTACTGACATACACGGAGAAGGATTGCTCATAAGTTTTAGATGAAGATAAAGATCTAGGCTACGGATGGAGGATGAATATTAGGGCATCTCCTTGCAAGGGTTTGAGTAAACTTACTGAGGAAGTTAATGCTCTGAAACTGAAGAAGAATTTGTTTGTTCCAAAGCCCAAATTATTTGAACTGAATGTGGCGAACAGTACGGCTAACAGGAGTGTAACCCACAACACACATGGAGATGAAGACGTGATCAAGCAGAGTATTGTGTTTCCAAAAGTATCCCCTGTGGACCTGGTTCTCAAGAATGTTCCGATGGAAAAAATGCTGGGTAAGGAGGTGATGGTATCTCTAACACTCATGATGAAGATAATGTGGTGGTAATGGCACAAATTCCCAAAAACAAACAATATTAAATGATGAGGTACATATCTTTGTGGAACCCACACATGAACCATTAATTTGTCCTACTTTTCAATTAGGGTATGTAAATCCTCCATCTAAAAAACCTATCAAGACCAAAAAAGTGAATGGAAGGGCTATAAAAATTTTGCCTAAAACTAACAAAACAAGGTCATCAACAACCCCTGCGATTGATGTTATGGGTAACCAAAAATCGTGGGATACTGATGTTGAAATGGAGAATTCTGAAGATATCTTGCATGGGATCCGACATTAGCTTTTCCTTATCTGACTCAGTAGCGGCGGTTGGAGAAAACCAACCCCGCGAACGACAATGAAAATCTTCAGTTGGAACTGTCAGGGTCTTAATAATCACCTGACAATTCAAGCTCTCCACAGCTGGTGTTGGAGAGAGAGGCCGAGTATGGTTTTTGTGGTTGAGACTATAATGGAAAATCGCAAGCTTAAAGGTATTTGAAACAAATGTGGGTTTAGTGAAAGGTTTTATGTCAGTAGTGAGGGTCACTCTGGGGGCTTAGGATTGTGGCGGCGAGATATAAATGCCAATCTGATCTCCTATTCACAACATCACATTTTGGTGGAGATTCGGGATGATAGTGAGGCTGACTCTGTATGGTATGCATGTGGGATTTATGGCTAGGCTGACAGAATGCATAAAAGAAAAACGTGGGAGTTGATTGAGAAGGTTCGTATGGATACACGAGGTCCCTTGATTATGTTTGGTGACTTCGATGAAATTCTCACCCATCAAGAAAAGGAGGGGGGAAATCGTAGGCCTGAAAGGGATATGGAAGCTTTTAGAGAATGTATTGATGCTTGCGGGTTGAGAGACCTGGGATATAGAGGAAGTATCTTCACGTGGAGCAGGGGGCTTTCGTCTACTACTATGATACGAGAAAGACTTGACCGGTTTTTAGCTTGTGCTGGGTAGCTCGATTTGTTTCAACACTTTGATGTCAGGCACTTTCCTATATATCGCTCTGATCATGTGCCGATAATGCTATGTACTACCAAGCCACAAGCGGATGGATGTGATGCTAAGTTTTTCCATTTTGAATCGTTGTGGTTATCAAATGATGATTGCATGAGGGTTGTCTCTGAAGCTTGGCAGGAAGCTCTAGGGGCTAATATAACTTTTTGCATCGATAATTGTGCCTTAAAATTGGCCTCTTAGGCCGAGTCTACTTTTGGTGCCTTGAAAGCTAGGATTAAAGACTCTAAAAGGAAGCTGAGGGCGGCCCAACGATGCCCTCTTGATGCGAATATGATGAACAATTGCAAAGTGTTATCAAATGAGCTGGATGAGCTTCATAGGATGAAGGAATCTTACTGAGACATGAGATCGAGGGCTAATGAACTAAAAGATGTTGATAAAAACTCAAAGTACTTCCACCAAAAAGCTAGCTCTAGAAGACGTTGGAATTTGATAAAGGGCTTGAACTATGATAGTGGTTGTTGAAAAACTAGTAAGACAGACATTGAATGGCTTATCACTGCGTACTATGAGAGCTTATTCTCCGCTAGCTCTCTTTCTAGTTTTGATAGTGCATGGATGGTCTGAGATCAATTGTGACTGATGATATGAATGACTTCATGGATCTGGAACTTACGACGGAGGAAATTCATATAGCTACCTTCCAAATGCACCCTACAAAAGCCCTAGGTATTAATGGCTTTCATGCtcttttttatcaaaaattttggGATATTATAGGTGATGATGTTGTTTGTCTTGTTAGACGATGGTGGCGAGAATTATTTGATATGAAGAGGATTAATCAGACATATGTCTGCCTCATCTCGAAGCGCAATGAACCAAAATCCattaaatattttaggcctATTAGTTGCTGCAATGTGATTTACAAAATCATATCAAAAACACTAGCTAATAGGCTAAAACCTTTTTTGGATCATATTATATCTGTTAATCAAAGTGCCTTCATTTCGGGCCGACTTATTCTCATAATGCTTTGCTGACTTTCGAAACTTTCCACTCTATAAAACTTTCATCAAATGGGAGAACTAATGCTTTTGCACTAAAACTAGATATGAGTAAAGGATATGACAACATTGAATGGACCTTTGTTGAAAAGGTTATGTTGAAGATGGGTTTTAGAGATAGTTGGGTAAATGTAATCATGAGCTGCCTCACTAGTGTCTCCTTTCCTTTTAAGATTAATGGTAGCAAAGATGGTAATGTTATTTCTTCCTGGGGACTGAGACAAGGGGACCCTATTTCACTATATCTTTTCATTTTGTGTGCGGATGCCTTACTTTAATCTCTCAGTGTATGTCTAGGGGGTTGATCCATGGTGTCAAGGTGTGTCGAGGTGCAACTCTTTTATCTCACTTGATTTTTTGCAGATGATAGTATTCTCTTTGCGAGAGCTACTGTTCAAGAATGCTTGGAGGTAGCTAACATTATTAGCACATATAAGCGAGCATCGGGCCAAAGAGTTAATTTTGATAAGACAGAAATCTCTTTCAGCTAGGGTGTACCATAGTCTATGAGACAGGCTATTAAGGAGCGCTTGGGGGTCCAGGAGGTTGATAGACTTTCAAAGTACTTAGGGTTGCCAACAATTATTGGGAGATCAAAGACATCTATCTTCTCATGCCTAAAAGATAGAGTTTGGAAGAAAATTCAAGGGTGAAAGAAGCGTTTGTTTTCCAGAGCTGATAAGGAGGTGCTGATTAAATCTGTGATTCAAGCTATCCCTACTTATATGATGAATATGTTTTGTATACAATAAAGCATTTTAGATGATATTCATTCCATGATGGCTCGTTTTGGTGGGGCTCTACCGGTGATAATAAGAAAATGCATTGGCACAGTTAGGCTATTTTATGTTCTCCAAAGAAGCATGGGGGCATGGGCTTTCGTGACCTTAAATGTTTCAATCAGGCGCTCCTGGCCAAGCAAATTTGGAGATTGGTTGAAAAGCCCAATTACTCACTGAACTCAGTTCTCAAAGTTAGATATTATAAGCATGACTCCATATTGGATGCTAGAAGGGATTTTGACCCGTGTTTTTCTTGGGGAAGTATGTGGGCTACCAAGCCGCTCCTACATGAAGGCTTGGGCTGGATAATTGGTGATGGTTACACATTTTGGGTGAAGAAGGATAGATGGTTGCTTTGTGATGGGACCTTTGTAGCACCAGTCTTGAGGAATGAAAACGACATGGACTATCGAGTGTGTGAGTTCATTGACTAAAGAACAAAGGCATGGGATGTGGAAAAGCTTATGGGTTTCTTTGATCATGACACTATTGATGTTATCCTTTCTTTCCCTCTTGATCAGGATACAAGTGAAGATATTGTTTTAGGGGGGTATAATAGGAATGGTTGTTATTCTGTGAAGTCAGGGTATTAACTTGGTATGATGGGACTGTTGGGCTCAGCTGCTGAACTCAACAATCAATTATGGTCTAAAGTCTGGAATCTTCAAGGTCCACCAAAATTACGTCACTTTCTTTGGCACGCTTGCAAAGGTTCGCTACCAGTTAATGTGGTTATGTTTCGGAGACACATTCGTGAGTCTAATATGTGTCGCTGTAATGAGACCTTGGAATCCATTTGCCATGCATTGATCGAATGTGTTGATCCCCGAAATTTATGGATGTCATCTCCTTTGGGTTCGTTGATTCATGATGTTGCTAGGCAGTCTTTTGAGGATTTCTTGTTATGGCTCCACTCTCACACAACTGCGGATGAGCTGTCTCTTCTATGATCCTCTCTTTGGGCTTGTTGGATAGGACGTAATAAATGTGTCATGGAAAACGCCAATTGCAATCTTATGCAGTTATCAGCAGCCATGATCAAAATGGTGGTGGATTACAAAGAATACGCCCAAAAGGTCTTTACTTTATCGAATACTAGAGCTCCCTCCTTTAACTCATGGTGACCACCTGACAGTGGGTGGATTAAGATCAACTTCTATGCTCATATAGGTGTTGGGTGCAGAAGGGGGTTGGGGATGTGATGACCAAGGTTGTGTTCTTCTCATTGTAACTCGTCTTTGCCAAGCAAATTGGAATGTTGAAACCTCGGAGGCTATGGCTGCAAGATACGGACTGGAAGTTGCTAAGAGATGGACTTCGAAAAGGTTCATTTGGAAGCTGATGCTCTCAATGTTGTTTCGGCCATTATCAACAGAGAGGCTGGTCATGCTCCTATTCACCTTGTCTATGACTCCTTGATTTCTTCGCTTAATGTTTTTGATGGTATAAAAGCTAGCTTTGTTCGTAGATGGGGTAACACCGTTGCCCATACGGTGGTTGAATGGAAACTGACTTTACCCTTGAAAAGGTTTGTATGCCCCCTTTTCCTGATTGTCTTTGGTCTTTGGCCGAGCTCGATTTGAGCTAGTTTAATTTACAGGTtcctttcaaataaaaaaaatatttattttcttttttattttaaatcaaaattttataaccTTTGAAACTTAATTTCGAATCAAGTTTATATAACCACattaaattaatacaattaACAACAAATTAAATCAACTTTAATGCTACATTGTGCAACTTATATGGGATGGGAATAAGTGTTTCACCCACTTTCAAGTTCAAATCTGCAGAACGTTATAATTCTAGAAAGTTTCATAGATAAAAACCTTCCAAATcttgaaatattttattctttaaCTGTTACTCTTgattattatcaaaaatt
This Amaranthus tricolor cultivar Red isolate AtriRed21 chromosome 13, ASM2621246v1, whole genome shotgun sequence DNA region includes the following protein-coding sequences:
- the LOC130798836 gene encoding uncharacterized protein LOC130798836, producing the protein MANDLVEHCSKLAITNEEDDVVDLENCEDNSHNEKLSLRLVGRILTSKPLNFDAVRRTLLHIWNLKEGVLLVLREIDQEQQPGDIVLNFSSFWIRLYNLSFGYRSDEKVRAIAKAISEVMELEEYFLDINPYRRLRLWLDITKPLKRYQMIRLKIGNTVRITLMYERLPHFCFLCGLLTYTEKDCS